The Xiphophorus maculatus strain JP 163 A chromosome 23, X_maculatus-5.0-male, whole genome shotgun sequence genome contains a region encoding:
- the LOC102233396 gene encoding sodium/potassium-transporting ATPase subunit beta-1-like yields MSGGKSGGWRETLWDPEKREFLGRTGDSWLKISVFYVIFYAFLCGIFVATILVLLMTLNMYKPKYQDRILPSGLSFSPYAHNLEIIYKTDDPSSYEVYVKNLKEFIEQYNDEKQTDDMKYEDCGTTPKLYTERGELESNTGQRKSCRFSRRELQGCSGENDTTFGFKEGKPCLIVKLNRIINFRPKPPSSSDLLPDDLQGKSFYNFLPVHCTNRWAEDDGLIGEIKYFGFAGNAGFPLQYFPYYGKMLHPNYLQPLVGIKFTNLTKNRELRIKCKVYGEGYTAEGIDGLFYVRVTVKQ; encoded by the coding sequence ATGTCTGGAGGAAAGAGCGGCGGATGGAGGGAAACCTTATGGGATCCAGAGAAGAGAGAGTTTCTAGGGCGAACAGGGGACAGTTGGCTTAAGATATCCGTGTTCTACGTGATTTTCTACGCATTCCTGTGTGGGATTTTCGTCGCGACCATTCTGGTTTTGCTGATGACTTTAAATATGTACAAACCCAAATACCAGGACAGAATTCTTCCCTCAGGTCTGTCATTCTCACCCTACGCCCACAACCTTGAGATCATTTACAAGACGGACGACCCGTCTTCATATGAGGTGTACGTCAAAAACCTGAAGGAGTTTATTGAGCAATATAATGATGAGAAACAGACCGACGACATGAAATATGAGGATTGTGGAACCACCCCGAAGTTATACACTGAACGCGGCGAACTCGAAAGTAATACAGGACAGAGGAAAAGTTGCCGCTTCAGCAGAAGGGAGCTTCAAGGCTGCTCTGGGGAAAACGACACCACCTTTGGCTTTAAGGAGGGAAAGCCGTGCCTCATTGTCAAGCTCAACAGGATTATCAATTTCAGACCAAAACCTCCTTCCAGCAGCGATTTGCTTCCAGACGATCTGCAAGGCAAATCCTTTTATAACTTCCTCCCCGTTCACTGCACGAATAGATGGGCGGAAGACGACGGCCTGATCGGAGAGATCAAGTACTTTGGCTTCGCGGGCAACGCCGGTTTCCCTCTCCAGTACTTCCCCTACTACGGCAAAATGCTGCATCCCAATTACCTGCAGCCTCTGGTGGGCATCAAGTTCACCAACCTCACCAAGAACAGGGAGCTCCGCATCAAGTGCAAAGTGTACGGGGAAGGCTACACGGCGGAAGGCATTGATGGACTATTTTACGTTCGCGTCACTGTGAAACAGTGA